A genomic stretch from Falco cherrug isolate bFalChe1 chromosome 1, bFalChe1.pri, whole genome shotgun sequence includes:
- the RCHY1 gene encoding RING finger and CHY zinc finger domain-containing protein 1 isoform X1: protein MAAGGEEEGCEHYRRGCLLRAPCCGKLYACRLCHDGAEGHRLDRFRVAEVQCTRCRLLQKAQQRCEGCHNLFGEYYCGICHLFDRDKKQYHCAECGICRIGPKEDFFHCSKCNLCLSLSLQGKHKCIENVSRQDCPICLEDIHTSRVGAHVLPCGHLLHRTCYEDMLKEGYRCPLCMHSALDMTRYWRQLDDEVAQTPMPTEYQNMMVEILCNDCNARSTVQFHLLGMKCKNCESYNTAQDGRCQLPLEEQ, encoded by the exons atggcggcgggcggggaggaggagggctgcgAGCACTACCGGCGTGGCTGCCTGCTGCGG GCGCCGTGCTGCGGGAAGCTGTACGCCTGCCGGCTGTGCCACGACGGCGCCGAGGGGCACCGGCTGGACCGCTTCCGCGTGGCCGAGGTGCAGTGCACCCGCTGCCGCCTTCTGCAGAAG GCCCAGCAGCGCTGCGAGGGCTGCCACAACCTCTTCGGCGAGTACTACTGCGGTATCTGCCACCTCTTCGACCGCGACAAGAAGCAGTACCACTGCGCCGAGTGCGGCATCTGCAG GATCGGGCCAAAGGAGGATTTTTTCCACTGTTCAAAATGCAATTTATGCCTAAGCTTGAGTCTTCAAGGAAAGCACAAG tGTATTGAAAACGTCTCCAGGCAGGACTGTCCGATATGTTTGGAG GATATTCACACATCTCGTGTTGGAGCTCATGTTCTGCCATGTGGTCATCTTCTGCACAG aacatGTTACGAGGACATGCTAAAGGA aGGTTACAGGTGTCCTTTGTGCATGCACTCAGCTTTAGATATGACAAGGTACTGGCGTCAGCTGGATGACGAAGTAGCACAGACTCCTATGCCCACAGAGTATCAGAACATGATGGTCGAG ATCCTTTGCAATGACTGCAATGCCCGGTCTACAGTGCAGTTCCATCTCCTAGGCATGAAGTGCAAAAACTGTGAGTCATACAATACTGCCCAAGATGGAAGATGTCAGCTGCCTTTGGAGGAGCAGTGA
- the RCHY1 gene encoding RING finger and CHY zinc finger domain-containing protein 1 isoform X2 → MAAGGEEEGCEHYRRGCLLRAPCCGKLYACRLCHDGAEGHRLDRFRVAEVQCTRCRLLQKAQQRCEGCHNLFGEYYCGICHLFDRDKKQYHCAECGICRIGPKEDFFHCSKCNLCLSLSLQGKHKCIENVSRQDCPICLEDIHTSRVGAHVLPCGHLLHRTCYEDMLKEGYRCPLCMHSALDMTRYWRQLDDEVAQTPMPTEYQNMMVEA, encoded by the exons atggcggcgggcggggaggaggagggctgcgAGCACTACCGGCGTGGCTGCCTGCTGCGG GCGCCGTGCTGCGGGAAGCTGTACGCCTGCCGGCTGTGCCACGACGGCGCCGAGGGGCACCGGCTGGACCGCTTCCGCGTGGCCGAGGTGCAGTGCACCCGCTGCCGCCTTCTGCAGAAG GCCCAGCAGCGCTGCGAGGGCTGCCACAACCTCTTCGGCGAGTACTACTGCGGTATCTGCCACCTCTTCGACCGCGACAAGAAGCAGTACCACTGCGCCGAGTGCGGCATCTGCAG GATCGGGCCAAAGGAGGATTTTTTCCACTGTTCAAAATGCAATTTATGCCTAAGCTTGAGTCTTCAAGGAAAGCACAAG tGTATTGAAAACGTCTCCAGGCAGGACTGTCCGATATGTTTGGAG GATATTCACACATCTCGTGTTGGAGCTCATGTTCTGCCATGTGGTCATCTTCTGCACAG aacatGTTACGAGGACATGCTAAAGGA aGGTTACAGGTGTCCTTTGTGCATGCACTCAGCTTTAGATATGACAAGGTACTGGCGTCAGCTGGATGACGAAGTAGCACAGACTCCTATGCCCACAGAGTATCAGAACATGATGGTCGAG GCATGA